A DNA window from Fodinibius sp. Rm-B-1B1-1 contains the following coding sequences:
- a CDS encoding S9 family peptidase yields MKKRILSMLVVVLALVYSNQAVAQSDVLTLENVFDLEYVSDTRISPDGEQVVYQRNFMDIMEDQRRSNLWIVNADGSRHRPLTSGNNNNFSPRWSPSGDRLLFASTQSGSNELYIRWMDTGETAKITNLVQSPGSISWSPNGDYIAFTMFVPVSDKPMVSLPGKPNGANWADPANVIDDLEYRRDGASGFVKDGFTHVFVIPAEGGTPRQITEGDYNHSAPEWTADGEHLIISSNRKEDWQYNERDTELYKVSVDDGTMTQLTDRRGPDYGATISPDGEQIAYLGYDDTMESYQLSNAYVMNADGSGKWSLTDNFDRSVSNLQWADDGSGVFVQYDDEGNGKVGFLSLNGDGEVQKILDDRGGTTIGRPYGSGSYTTANERIAYTYATPSHPGDVAVANKTGEMRRLTQVNKDLFGHKTLGEVEEIWYESSYDGQQIQGWVVKPPHFDPDKKYPLILEIHGGPHTNYGDRFTAELQLMAAQGYVVLYINPRGSTSYGKAFGNYIDKNYPSEDHDDLMSGVDAVIDKGYVDTDSLYVTGGSGGGVLSAWAIGKTDRFNAAVVAKPVINWYSFVLTSDGSSYHKYWFPGFPWENRDHYMDRSPISLVGNVTTPTMLLTGEQDYRTPMSETEQYYRALQLQKVESAMVRIPGSGHGIASRPSNLMSKVAHILEWFDRY; encoded by the coding sequence ATGAAAAAACGAATTCTCTCTATGTTGGTAGTGGTCTTGGCTTTGGTTTATTCCAATCAGGCCGTTGCCCAATCGGACGTGTTGACGCTCGAAAATGTCTTTGATCTGGAATACGTATCGGATACGCGAATTTCACCGGACGGTGAACAGGTAGTTTACCAGCGTAACTTTATGGATATCATGGAAGATCAGCGGCGTTCTAATTTATGGATTGTGAATGCGGATGGTAGTCGTCATCGTCCGTTAACCTCGGGCAATAATAACAACTTTTCACCACGATGGTCGCCCAGTGGAGATCGGCTATTATTTGCATCTACCCAGAGTGGTTCCAATGAGTTATACATTCGTTGGATGGATACGGGTGAAACAGCAAAGATTACAAATCTGGTACAATCTCCTGGTTCTATAAGTTGGTCGCCTAATGGTGACTATATCGCATTTACCATGTTTGTGCCTGTCAGTGATAAGCCGATGGTTTCGTTGCCCGGAAAGCCTAATGGAGCAAACTGGGCTGACCCGGCAAATGTTATTGATGACCTCGAATATCGGCGCGATGGGGCTTCGGGATTTGTCAAAGATGGCTTTACGCATGTGTTTGTCATTCCTGCCGAGGGAGGAACACCCCGACAAATTACGGAAGGAGACTATAACCACAGTGCTCCTGAATGGACGGCTGATGGAGAACATCTTATAATATCGTCTAACCGAAAAGAAGATTGGCAATATAATGAGCGCGATACCGAGCTTTATAAGGTTTCTGTTGATGATGGTACGATGACACAGCTTACTGATCGGCGTGGTCCAGACTACGGCGCAACGATTTCGCCCGACGGAGAGCAGATTGCCTACCTTGGTTATGATGACACGATGGAAAGTTATCAGCTAAGCAATGCTTATGTGATGAATGCGGATGGCTCTGGGAAATGGTCGTTGACCGATAATTTTGATCGTAGCGTAAGTAATTTGCAATGGGCTGATGATGGAAGCGGCGTATTTGTACAGTATGATGATGAAGGCAATGGAAAGGTTGGATTTTTGTCTTTGAATGGAGATGGTGAAGTTCAAAAAATTCTTGATGATCGTGGAGGCACAACGATTGGGCGACCCTATGGCAGTGGTTCTTATACTACAGCGAATGAAAGAATTGCCTATACGTATGCCACTCCGTCACATCCCGGAGATGTTGCCGTAGCGAATAAAACCGGCGAAATGAGGCGATTGACACAGGTCAATAAGGATTTGTTTGGGCATAAGACGCTGGGCGAAGTGGAAGAGATTTGGTACGAATCTTCTTATGACGGACAACAAATTCAGGGTTGGGTGGTAAAGCCGCCACACTTTGATCCTGATAAAAAGTATCCGTTGATTTTAGAAATTCACGGCGGTCCGCATACCAATTACGGTGATCGTTTTACAGCTGAGCTACAATTGATGGCAGCGCAGGGATATGTGGTTCTGTATATCAATCCGCGTGGAAGTACCAGCTACGGCAAAGCGTTTGGTAATTATATAGATAAAAACTATCCCAGCGAAGACCACGATGATTTAATGTCCGGTGTAGATGCGGTGATTGATAAAGGTTATGTGGATACTGATAGCCTCTATGTTACTGGGGGTAGTGGTGGCGGAGTGCTGTCGGCCTGGGCGATTGGCAAGACTGACCGCTTTAATGCAGCAGTCGTGGCAAAGCCAGTGATTAATTGGTATAGTTTTGTGTTGACCTCAGATGGTTCTTCATATCACAAGTATTGGTTCCCTGGTTTCCCATGGGAAAATCGCGATCACTATATGGATCGTTCACCGATTTCGCTGGTGGGCAATGTCACGACGCCTACAATGTTGCTTACCGGTGAGCAAGATTATCGTACGCCTATGTCTGAAACGGAGCAATATTACAGGGCCCTGCAGCTGCAAAAAGTGGAATCAGCAATGGTCCGTATTCCAGGTTCCGGTCATGGTATTGCCAGCCGACCCAGTAACCTGATGAGCAAGGTTGCACATATTTTAGAGTGGTTTGATCGCTATTAA
- a CDS encoding TonB-dependent receptor plug domain-containing protein produces the protein MRFKARMNFSILFGVKIVLLLFLVIPATTVAQDQNGETLDTLVVSKEVVVSSSRVPQTAAGSGRSITTISDRMINDTPAHTPDELLRYIPGVEVQSRGAFGTQSDFSLRGSTFSQVLVLVDGMRINEPLTAHLNSNIPVASSEIQRIEVLHGPAAAQYGADAVGGVINIITHTFGSQPSEQKTTAQIKGGYGQADLTMGKGGFYHSQENARFSGGGMWHRSPGQELSGGYKNRFNIANGSVSGGVKLNNNWDLALRTGYDYRDFNAKYYYTASPLDEATETVSVWWNQMRLQRSTQNSVTTLKGSLKRTNDEYIFNPDFPGNRHTTTMGSMQLYQYRKLSTDWDVTYGIQLDNRMIRSSDRGDHSNWHYAGFTMLQWQPSNPMTVSGSLRLDHDDNYGTELMPHLSFSYQQEQWILRASGGRSIRAPGYTERFISTNLAGPLAGGRNVGNPWLQAERAWSGEAGIDLFPWKNVRFSTTGFVRESDGLIDYVVTNSNQIRNDENLQAGTNYLYAQNINSVTTAGLETELSINKNLGNNWLANGTLGYSFTDFFGGEDVASKYISNYARHMLNAIVTVDKGAFDGTVSMVWKKRQSVQNETIGVFKSSIYSLWNVKFGYEITQNFSLGLQIDNIFDQKNQDVLGAEMPGRWALGTLSWKL, from the coding sequence ATGAGATTCAAAGCAAGAATGAATTTTTCGATATTATTTGGAGTAAAAATAGTGCTACTGTTGTTTTTGGTCATACCTGCAACAACAGTAGCACAGGATCAGAACGGTGAAACGTTAGACACGCTTGTAGTTTCTAAGGAAGTTGTTGTTTCTTCAAGCAGAGTGCCTCAAACTGCAGCAGGATCGGGGCGGAGCATTACGACTATTTCTGATCGGATGATAAATGATACGCCCGCTCACACGCCTGATGAACTACTCCGCTATATTCCAGGGGTGGAAGTACAGTCGCGTGGAGCTTTTGGTACTCAGTCAGATTTTAGTCTCCGTGGGAGTACGTTTTCACAAGTGCTGGTATTGGTAGATGGAATGCGTATTAATGAACCTTTGACTGCTCACCTCAATTCTAATATTCCGGTGGCCTCATCAGAAATTCAACGCATTGAGGTATTACACGGGCCGGCAGCTGCGCAATATGGCGCGGATGCGGTTGGAGGTGTGATTAATATTATTACCCATACCTTTGGTAGCCAGCCGAGTGAACAGAAAACCACTGCTCAAATAAAAGGTGGCTATGGTCAGGCCGATCTCACAATGGGAAAAGGAGGATTTTATCATAGCCAAGAAAATGCTCGTTTTAGTGGCGGGGGCATGTGGCACCGAAGTCCCGGTCAAGAATTATCGGGTGGATACAAGAATCGCTTTAATATTGCCAATGGTTCTGTATCTGGAGGGGTTAAGTTAAATAATAACTGGGATCTGGCACTTCGAACCGGTTATGATTATCGTGATTTTAATGCAAAATACTATTATACCGCGAGTCCTTTGGATGAGGCAACGGAAACGGTTTCGGTATGGTGGAATCAGATGCGTTTGCAGCGGAGTACCCAAAACAGTGTTACGACTTTAAAAGGATCTCTGAAGCGTACCAATGATGAATATATTTTTAATCCGGATTTCCCGGGCAATAGGCATACTACCACAATGGGTTCGATGCAGCTGTATCAATACCGAAAGCTGTCGACTGATTGGGATGTTACATATGGAATACAGCTGGATAACAGGATGATTCGGAGTAGTGATCGTGGTGACCACAGCAATTGGCATTATGCTGGTTTTACGATGTTACAATGGCAGCCCTCAAATCCGATGACAGTTTCGGGTAGTTTGCGATTGGATCACGATGATAATTATGGCACTGAGCTTATGCCACATCTTAGTTTCTCGTATCAGCAAGAGCAGTGGATTTTACGGGCCTCAGGGGGGCGCAGCATTCGCGCTCCGGGCTATACAGAGCGATTTATATCTACTAATTTAGCAGGTCCGTTAGCGGGGGGACGAAATGTTGGTAACCCTTGGTTGCAGGCAGAACGTGCATGGTCTGGTGAAGCAGGTATAGATCTGTTTCCGTGGAAAAATGTGCGTTTCTCAACAACCGGATTTGTTCGTGAGTCGGATGGTTTGATAGACTATGTGGTTACCAATTCTAATCAGATTCGCAATGATGAGAACCTACAAGCAGGTACGAACTATTTATATGCCCAAAATATTAACAGTGTCACAACAGCCGGATTAGAAACTGAGTTATCAATAAATAAAAACTTGGGTAATAACTGGTTGGCAAATGGTACGTTAGGGTACTCCTTTACAGACTTTTTTGGCGGTGAGGATGTAGCCTCAAAATATATATCCAATTATGCCCGACATATGCTAAATGCGATTGTTACTGTTGATAAAGGAGCCTTTGACGGAACAGTTAGTATGGTTTGGAAAAAACGACAGTCTGTCCAAAACGAAACTATTGGAGTATTTAAGTCTTCAATCTATAGTTTGTGGAATGTGAAATTTGGCTACGAAATAACACAAAATTTTTCACTTGGGCTACAGATTGATAATATATTTGATCAGAAAAATCAGGATGTGCTTGGGGCCGAAATGCCTGGCCGTTGGGCCTTGGGTACACTGAGCTGGAAGCTCTGA
- a CDS encoding OmpA family protein: MINKQLILLLSSVFLGMALLSGCAGSEELRAPSERDMEYLQSLDEETLRSLDTDDDGLSDWAEMNEHNTDPLSADSDGDGLTDGEEINEYETDPNNEDSDGDGLTDGDEVNSYETDPLEEDTDGDGLTDGEEVNEYNTDPLSADSDGDGLTDYEEVNEYNTDPNNADSDGNGFTDGQEVEMGTDPNDANDPPFIKKGDLGTVNFDFDKSNIDEAAAKVLNENIEQLMNSQKFRIRIDAYTDHVGGDQYNLRLSKRRAESVKQFYIENGVSENRIESRGLGKAPQPCMDQTEDQGCRENRRAESHPLNPYQYEPNN, from the coding sequence ATGATAAATAAACAATTAATACTACTTCTTTCTTCCGTGTTTCTTGGGATGGCGTTGCTCTCTGGCTGTGCTGGTTCCGAAGAACTTAGAGCCCCCTCAGAACGTGATATGGAATATCTCCAATCATTAGATGAGGAAACACTCCGGTCTCTTGACACCGACGATGATGGCCTGAGTGACTGGGCAGAAATGAATGAACACAATACTGACCCTTTAAGTGCCGACAGTGATGGTGACGGCCTTACTGATGGCGAAGAGATCAACGAATACGAAACTGATCCTAATAATGAGGACAGCGACGGTGACGGGCTAACCGACGGTGACGAAGTTAATTCGTATGAAACTGACCCGTTAGAAGAAGATACTGATGGTGATGGCCTAACTGATGGTGAAGAAGTTAATGAGTATAACACTGATCCATTGAGCGCTGACAGCGACGGTGACGGACTCACTGACTACGAAGAAGTTAATGAGTATAACACCGATCCTAACAACGCTGACTCTGATGGCAATGGCTTCACTGACGGCCAAGAGGTTGAAATGGGTACAGATCCCAATGATGCAAATGATCCTCCCTTCATCAAAAAAGGTGATCTTGGAACCGTAAACTTCGACTTTGATAAGTCAAATATTGATGAAGCTGCTGCAAAAGTTCTTAATGAAAACATTGAGCAGCTGATGAACTCTCAGAAGTTCAGAATTCGAATCGATGCGTATACTGACCATGTTGGTGGAGACCAGTATAACTTGCGTCTCAGTAAGCGTCGTGCAGAATCTGTTAAACAATTTTATATCGAAAACGGTGTTTCTGAAAACCGTATCGAGTCTCGTGGTTTAGGCAAAGCTCCTCAACCATGTATGGATCAAACGGAAGATCAAGGTTGCCGCGAAAACCGCCGCGCCGAATCTCATCCGTTGAATCCTTATCAGTACGAGCCTAATAACTAA
- a CDS encoding FecR family protein yields the protein MNKAIAYIVPLLVIGIIGIGATIYSVDDRPLAFVQKFKPSVGLENNGTITDIQERGRPLFDGDTLRTDQNGFALVQFMDKSMAKIKPDSRLIVRGDIEDKQNTSTRIGLELGEILLNVSERGAQNFEVATNSSVASVKGTSFGATHDDYFWVEEGEVEVTSNKSGESVTLGEKSYGQVQEDGSIESGELTDEELEERNSEYAEMDEKVEPTIYKVRFTNEDGEERVIDVKVFENEN from the coding sequence ATGAATAAAGCAATTGCATATATCGTACCGCTGTTGGTTATAGGTATTATTGGTATTGGAGCAACTATATACAGTGTTGATGATCGTCCGCTGGCTTTTGTGCAAAAATTTAAGCCGAGTGTAGGTCTTGAGAATAATGGTACGATTACGGATATCCAAGAGCGAGGCCGACCCTTGTTTGATGGTGATACACTACGTACCGACCAAAATGGATTTGCGCTGGTACAATTTATGGATAAAAGTATGGCTAAAATAAAACCAGACTCCAGGCTTATCGTCCGCGGTGATATTGAGGATAAACAAAATACCAGTACTCGTATTGGGTTAGAATTAGGAGAGATTCTGCTGAACGTATCGGAACGGGGAGCTCAGAATTTTGAAGTGGCTACAAATTCATCAGTCGCCTCTGTAAAAGGCACAAGTTTTGGTGCAACACATGATGATTACTTCTGGGTTGAAGAGGGAGAAGTAGAGGTGACTTCCAATAAGTCTGGAGAAAGTGTTACGCTTGGTGAGAAATCGTATGGGCAGGTTCAAGAGGATGGTTCAATAGAGTCCGGGGAATTAACGGATGAAGAACTTGAAGAAAGAAATAGTGAATATGCCGAAATGGATGAAAAGGTTGAACCCACTATTTATAAAGTTCGATTTACGAATGAAGATGGAGAAGAACGGGTAATAGATGTGAAAGTGTTCGAAAACGAAAACTAA